One genomic region from Salvelinus fontinalis isolate EN_2023a chromosome 18, ASM2944872v1, whole genome shotgun sequence encodes:
- the LOC129814796 gene encoding CMP-N-acetylneuraminate-beta-galactosamide-alpha-2,3-sialyltransferase 2-like isoform X2 produces the protein MLFKRKLCLFSLVGGILFVMITIQKNNILSMTLTQTHTNSRTVPGTAVNRTRATPSPDRICGCQSCIADMKVSAWFAQHYDPQQQPFLTDGDNNMDPLALKWWLALQRSTDERTIYEVIQKMFQVIAPPARNVQPKQAQCRKCAVVGNSGNLLGSQYGSLIDSHNSVIRTYMRVKDRVQADKDKVMVMNPAFFKYTHDRWTERHGRYPSTGMLAIIFALHICDEVSVFGYGADQHGNWHHYWEENKYGGAFRKTGVHHADFETKVIQKLDAEGKIKLHRR, from the exons ATGCTCTTCAAGAGGAAGTTGTGCTTGTTTTCTCTGGTCGGTGGGATTCTCTTTGTCATGATCACCATTCAGAAGAACAACATCCTGTCTATGACTTTGACGCAGACCCATACCAACTCCAGGACTGTGCCAGGCACCGCTGTTAACCGAACACGGGCAACACCCAGTCCAGACAGGATATGCGGGTGCCAGTCCTGCATAGCGGACATGAAGGTTTCTGCGTGGTTCGCTCAGCACTACGACCCCCAGCAGCAGCCCTTCCTCACAGACGGAGACAACAACATGGACCCCCTGGCCCTGAAGTGGTGGCTG GCTTTGCAGCGGTCCACCGACGAGCGTACGATATACGAGGTGATCCAGAAGATGTTCCAGGTCATCGCTCCCCCCGCCAGGAATGTCCAGCCCAAACAAGCTCAATGCAGGAAGTGTGCAGTGGTGGGGAACTCAGGAAACCTGCTGGGCTCTCAATATGGCTCCTTGATAGACTCCCATAACAGCGTCATAAG GACATACATGAGGGTGAAAGATCGAGTACAGGCTGACAAGGATAAG GTAATGGTGATGAATCCAGCATTCTTTAAGTACACCCACGACCGGTGGACAGAGCGCCATGGCAGATACCCATCCACGGGCATGCTGGCCATAATATTTGCCCTGCACATCTGTGATGAG GTGTCGGTATTTGGCTATGGAGCAGATCAACATGGGAACTGGCATCACTACTGGGAGGAAAACAAGTACGGCGGCGCGTTTAGGAAAACCGGAGTCCACCATGCTGACTTTGAGACGAAGGTTATCCAAAAGCTTGACGCAGAGGGCAAAATTAAGCTGCACAGGAGATGA
- the LOC129814796 gene encoding CMP-N-acetylneuraminate-beta-galactosamide-alpha-2,3-sialyltransferase 2-like isoform X1 gives MLFKRKLCLFSLVGGILFVMITIQKNNILSMTLTQTHTNSRTVPGTAVNRTRATPSPDRICGCQSCIADMKVSAWFAQHYDPQQQPFLTDGDNNMDPLALKWWLALQRSTDERTIYEVIQKMFQVIAPPARNVQPKQAQCRKCAVVGNSGNLLGSQYGSLIDSHNSVIRMNKATTSGFEADVGNRTTHHFMYPESAVDIGPGVHLVLLPFKLRDLQWVASALSTGEIKTTYMRVKDRVQADKDKVMVMNPAFFKYTHDRWTERHGRYPSTGMLAIIFALHICDEVSVFGYGADQHGNWHHYWEENKYGGAFRKTGVHHADFETKVIQKLDAEGKIKLHRR, from the exons ATGCTCTTCAAGAGGAAGTTGTGCTTGTTTTCTCTGGTCGGTGGGATTCTCTTTGTCATGATCACCATTCAGAAGAACAACATCCTGTCTATGACTTTGACGCAGACCCATACCAACTCCAGGACTGTGCCAGGCACCGCTGTTAACCGAACACGGGCAACACCCAGTCCAGACAGGATATGCGGGTGCCAGTCCTGCATAGCGGACATGAAGGTTTCTGCGTGGTTCGCTCAGCACTACGACCCCCAGCAGCAGCCCTTCCTCACAGACGGAGACAACAACATGGACCCCCTGGCCCTGAAGTGGTGGCTG GCTTTGCAGCGGTCCACCGACGAGCGTACGATATACGAGGTGATCCAGAAGATGTTCCAGGTCATCGCTCCCCCCGCCAGGAATGTCCAGCCCAAACAAGCTCAATGCAGGAAGTGTGCAGTGGTGGGGAACTCAGGAAACCTGCTGGGCTCTCAATATGGCTCCTTGATAGACTCCCATAACAGCGTCATAAG AATGAATAAAGCCACCACATCAGGGTTCGAGGCGGACGTGGGCAACAGAACGACACACCACTTCATGTACCCTGAGAGTGCAGTGGACATCGGCCCTGGGGTCCACCTCGTCCTGCTGCCCTTTAAACTCCGCGATCTACAGTGGGTAGCCAGCGCCCTGTCGACGGGAGAGATCAAAAC GACATACATGAGGGTGAAAGATCGAGTACAGGCTGACAAGGATAAG GTAATGGTGATGAATCCAGCATTCTTTAAGTACACCCACGACCGGTGGACAGAGCGCCATGGCAGATACCCATCCACGGGCATGCTGGCCATAATATTTGCCCTGCACATCTGTGATGAG GTGTCGGTATTTGGCTATGGAGCAGATCAACATGGGAACTGGCATCACTACTGGGAGGAAAACAAGTACGGCGGCGCGTTTAGGAAAACCGGAGTCCACCATGCTGACTTTGAGACGAAGGTTATCCAAAAGCTTGACGCAGAGGGCAAAATTAAGCTGCACAGGAGATGA